The following coding sequences are from one Brienomyrus brachyistius isolate T26 chromosome 2, BBRACH_0.4, whole genome shotgun sequence window:
- the htr1aa gene encoding 5-hydroxytryptamine (serotonin) receptor 1A a, protein MENTNNTTRLDLPDRNGNVTGLAEVALSYQIFTSLLLAALILCAIFGNTCVVAAIALERSLQNVANYLIGSLAVTDLMVSVLVLPMAALYQVLNKWTLGQVTCDIFISLDVLCCTSSILHLCAIALDRYWAITDPIDYVNKRTPRRAAILISLTWIIGFSISIPPMLGWRKPEDRANPDACTISQDPAYTIYSTFGAFYIPLLLMLVLYGKIFKAARFRIRKTVRKPEKKKVSDRCLAVSPAIFHKKSNGETSKNWKRSVEPKPNSCVNGAVKHGEDGESLEIIEVQNNSKHHLPLPNTPQCAPCFENRNEKNTEAKRKMALARERKTVKTLGIIMGTFILCWLPFFIVALVLPFCRDNCYMPEWLGAVINWLGYSNSLLNPIIYAYFNKDFQSAFKKIIKCKFYRP, encoded by the coding sequence ATGGAAAATACAAACAACACCACACGGTTAGATCTTCCCGACAGGAATGGAAACGTGACGGGGTTAGCCGAAGTGGCACTAAGTTACCAGATTTTTACGTCCTTGCTCCTAGCAGCGTTAATTCTATGTGCCATATTTGGGAATACCTGCGTGGTCGCAGCAATCGCCCTTGAGAGATCCCTTCAGAATGTGGCAAACTATTTGATCGGATCTTTAGCCGTCACGGACCTCATGGTTTCTGTACTAGTGTTACCTATGGCAGCCCTTTATCAGGTCTTAAACAAGTGGACCCTCGGACAGGTAACTTGTGACATTTTCATTTCTTTAGACGTGTTGTGTTGCACATCTTCCATACTGCACTTGTGCGCAATCGCGCTAGACAGATACTGGGCGATTACCGACCCCATAGACTATGTGAACAAGAGGACTCCCAGGCGAGCAGCGATCTTAATCAGTCTCACTTGGATAATAGGCTTCTCGATATCTATTCCACCGATGTTAGGCTGGAGAAAGCCCGAGGACAGGGCTAACCCCGACGCTTGCACCATAAGCCAAGATCCTGCGTACACGATCTACTCGACTTTCGGCGCTTTTTATATTCCGCTGCTTCTAATGCTGGTTCTCTATGGGAAGATATTCAAAGCTGCTAGGTTCCGAATTCGAAAAACAGTCCGCAAGCCGGAGAAAAAGAAAGTGTCGGACAGATGCTTGGCAGTGTCTCCAGCCATCTTTCATAAGAAGAGCAACGGGGAGACGAGCAAGAACTGGAAGCGCAGCGTGGAGCCAAAGCCAAACTCGTGCGTAAATGGCGCAGTTAAACACGGGGAAGACGGGGAGTCTCTGGAGATTATAGAGGTTCAGAATAACTCCAAACACCACCTTCCTTTGCCAAACACTCCGCAGTGTGCTCCGTGTTTCGAGAACAGAAACGAAAAGAACACAGAGGCTAAGAGAAAAATGGCTTTGGCGAGGGAGCGCAAAACTGTCAAGACGCTTGGGATCATTATGGGCACTTTCATTTTGTGTTGGTTGCCGTTCTTCATCGTCGCTTTGGTTTTGCCTTTCTGCCGTGACAATTGCTATATGCCGGAGTGGCTTGGGGCGGTAATCAACTGGCTCGGCTACTCAAACTCTCTTTTGAATCCAATCATATACGCCTACTTTAACAAAGACTTCCAAAGTGCTTTCAAGAAAATTATTAAATGCAAGTTTTACAGACCATGA